The genomic interval TTCAATgttcagcacacacatggtagctcacaatatAACTCCAGTTGCAGTGCCTCCAGAACTTGGTGAAGCATGTACATGGGATGCAGATGTTtgtgcaaacaaaacacccatacacattaaataaatgttaagtaGTACATCAGCAACTCACTTGTCTAAATCTTTCCCTGAATaccttttttctatatttaataaaCTTCAACCTTGCAtcaaagagaggggggaggaagaactATTTTACACTTAATGTATTTCTTTATCCTCACAATTGATTCAGAGTTTAAATATTTGGAGAGTTTTCACTCCAGAGATGACTAACCTGAGTCTAAGGAAAGAAAACTGGCCTTTAAATCAAAATTAACAGTacaaaacatctttaaaacaatagCAAATTGAAGACATATCAAGCCCCACTTTCTCATATTGCATATATTCAATTCATGATTTCTGCCCAAGatattatagaaaattatttagtgtgtttcttttgtttggatCAAAACAAATTTCATTATCACTCTCCTCAAAGCATCCTTGAGTTCTCGGTTCCTCATGCTGTAGATCAAAGGATTCAGCATAGGAGTGATGAAGGTATAAACCACAGATACTACCTGGCCCCGCTCAGGAGAGTAGCTGGAGCTGGGACACAAGTAGATGAGACTTGTGCATCCATACTGCAGGAGGACAACCGTTAGGTGAGAAGAACAGGTAGAGAAGGCTTTGTGCCTCCCCTCAGCTGAGCGGATCTTCAGGATGGCATCCACAATGAAGACATAGGAGAGGGTGATGAGGAGGAAAGGGATGGTGAGGATGATGACACTGACCACAAACATAGAGGCCTCATGGACATGGGTGTCTGCACATGCCAGTCTCATGACAGGGAGGACATCACAATAGAACAAACTGATTTCCTTACTGCTACAGAAAGGCAGTCGAAAGATGAGCACAGTCAACTGCATGGCCAAGATGAAACCCAGCAACAGGGACCCCAGGGCCAACTGGACACACAAGCGCCAGCTCATGATGAAGGTGTAGCGCAGAGGGTGACAGATGGCCACAAACCGGTCATAGGCCATGACAGCCAGCAGAATACAGTCAGCACTGcccaggaagatgaagaagaacatCTGGGCACCACAGCCTGCCAGGGAGACCACAGTCCTCTCTGTGGACAGGGTACTGGCCAGAGTCAGGGGGGCTATGGTAGAAGAATAGAAGATCTCCAGGCTAGCCAGGTTGGCCAGGAAGAAGTACATAGGGGTGTGGAGACACCGATTGATCCAGATGATGAGGACGATGGACATGTTTCCTCCGATGCTGACCAGGTACATCATGAGGAAAAGCACAAAGATTAGCATCTGCACCTCAGGGAGTTTGGAGAAGGGTCGGAAGTGGAAGAGGACCATCCGAGTCTGATTTCCTTCCTCCATGTACTTAATTCTTTGGGTCTGCCACTGGCTCAGGCGATGCCCCTGAGGATAGACAGCTGTTAGGACGTGATACTACTGCTGAATGATGTGCTGGACTCCTACCCTCAACCACCCTTGTCAGATCAAATACAACTGTTTTTACACCCAGACTACATTCAGAAGCCCAATTCTGTGACTCTTCTAGTCAAAGAATAACAGTTAACTACTGATTTTGTTGGAATGAAACATTAACTACACTCTCATTTTATAACTGTACTTCTATCCATCATGTCATTTTCCCAAAAGTCTAGCTAATTATACAATAACTCTCCATTATCCTCTACAGAGTCCTAGTAActcttgattttcattttgtctctgtGAATTTGCCTGTTCATGTACCTCAAAGCACATGAAATTATTCTGTTTATTAAACATAGTCCTTCAAGGGATATCCacatcaaaatacattttttaaaaagtttgaacTAAAGTACCTTTTGGGGGTGGTGCTCCCTGAAGTCACAGGCTTTTAAATGAAAATCCCGGTACCAGGGGAAGGATATCTCCCTATGAGTTGTTGGTTCAGGAGgattcagtggttctcaaaacAGTACAGGTTCTTTGTTGCCTACCAGAAAGAGATAGTGGtgagaccctattgctgaaaacacaCCACATTCTTTGCTTGcaagacacagagaaattaaGCTGGAACTTTATTGGAAGCTTCTTCCCTTCTGGATAGATTTCACAATTCCAGAAAGGCAAAAACCTGCAATTGAGATACCCAAAGACTCTTTAGGCAgggtgtgggggcagggggatGATTTACTACTGCTGTTTCAATAAATGGGCATGTAGTAAACCTGTCTTATCAATATTTATAGTTCTATCCGTAGACAAGTTCTATTCTCAGACTTGctcaaagaaacatcttttgCAGTGGACAGTAGCTATACAGAGACTCATAGCTAGTCATGGCACTAAGACTAAATGACTGTTGAGTGCTGAGCCAACATCTATATGACTACTTTCAAGGTCCAAAGGACATTGCAGAAAAGTAGGTGTAAAGATCTGAAAAGCTAGAGAACAGGAAGGAGTGCTAGGAAATGTCTTCTGGATGTAACATAGCAGATGTACCAAAGCCTTACAGCAGCTCTGGCTGCCTACACAAGATAAAGCCATTTACCAATCCATCATAAATGAGGAGGAGCTTGTGGTGCACACCCCTCCTTTAGAAGCTATAGGCAAGTTGCCAGGGGAGCtggagtcattttcttcagtggtatgcCCACCAGTAATTTTCCCATGCTACTGTAAATAGTCCTCAGCCATCATGTTCATAAATGTAACCCTAGAGCTGGGCATGATtgtggatgcctttaatcccagcactcagaaagcagaggcaggctgtctTTGAGATAAGGtgagtttggtctacagagcaagttcaggatagccaagactatacaaagaaatcttgtataaaaacaaaagaagcaaacaaagaaacctaATTAAACTcattgcataaaaataaaaagataaagaaatgaaagtaggAGCTATatattacattgtttttttttttttatccactcATCAGTTCATCAGGAATGCATAATTTCTCCCTTTCTCGGCCATTGAAAGTTATGTTGGAAAGTTCAGCAGACCAGTGCCTTTTCAAGTCAGCACTGAAATCTTAAGCCAGAGAATACCAGAAGTCTGTCTACATCTTTAATCCTTTTTCTCGTAGTCAAAAGGATAGTCTCTGAAGTTGGATTGTATAGGTTATGGTGTTAGGATACACAAACCAACAATGTGACCTTAGGCATcttatggatgccttctgctttattttcttcatcCAGGAAAAGAACAGTAGGACTCTACTCTTAGAAACATTAAGAGGATAAATCTGTCTGTGACCTAATAAAATCTCCATGAACATTAATAATAATCATTGAAAACTGTTGTTCTTCTTGGGGCTGGAACCATGGTTCACCTGTCAAGAatactgattgctcttccagagaacctgtgGTGGGAAGCAATGTGGTAGCTAATAagtctctgtaactccagtccaggaGATCAACATCCTTTGCTGGTCTCAGTGGGCACAGTACAaatgttgtacacacacacacacacacacacacacacacacacatatatatatatatatatatatatatatatgtatatattaacaaaaaatgaacctaaaaatattttttctatctcTGGTTTGCTTCTATCTCTTCAAGACTGCCTTGATACCTCCAGCTTCCCCCAAAGCCTCCTTTGGGTTCCCTCCTGATCCCATCCAATCAAGACATCAGACACATCTCTTCTTAGTCTTCTGCCAATCCACACCCATTCTAAGCTCCTAGGATGCTTCTGTAACCTTGCTACCTTTTGTGATGTCCACCATCTCTAATACAGACTAGACATGACAAGATCGCAACACTCTATGACTGGGGACACCAGAGGTTGAGTGGTATTATCAATTCCAACAATTCCTGGTCTACTGAGTCAACTCCCTTATTTTGTCAGAGAGGCAACGAGTcagagaaaacagacagacagacacacacacacatacacatatggggtgggggagagaactAATTGAAAATGGTGAAAACTTTTGAGATCTAAAACCTACGCcccatgacacacctcctccaacaaagccatacccgATGCTGCCCAAACAGATCTACCAAATGGGGtcaagtattcaaacatttgAGCATATGGGTCtgttctcattcaagccaccataACTGATGATCCCGCCTCCAATGTCATAAAAAGTGTCCTGGAGGACACTTAACATCATTCACATCAACTTTAGACATAACATTCTCTGCTTACCTTTGAGGACATCACACCGTATTATATGTCTCAGTATATGGATTCTTTACAGCCAAACTAGTTTCTCAGaccttcctgcttcctctgagttttTTCTCCTTGAAGTATATGCTCAATCCAGTATCTACACCATTGGTCCCCATTCTAAAGCATCTTTATCTCCTGTAATATAAAGCAGTTGCCATCAGTGTTCTCCTTTAAGATGTTTTGCCAGATATGGTAGAACTGTTTATAATCTCactactcagaaagcagaggaaggaagagtaggaattcaaggtcattcctAGTTACATAGTAGGCctgaggtcaacctgggctatatcAGATCATGAGATCATGTCTACaaagtgaaagaagaaaggaaggaggaaagacaaGAAGAGGTGGTgctcttctttgtctcttttctatACCAGCCATTATCTACCTATTCTTTATTACAAGCAGATGATGTGTGGTTATATTTAATCCCTCTACTTCTTGAGACCATGTTAATGAAGGTAAACAATTCAATTCCTGAATCAAATAGGTGGTTTTGAATTCATCTATGTTGCATCTACATCCATTGGCTACTCCCCTTTCCTGTAAATTTCTGATTTCTTGTCTCAGTGATACCAGTCTATCTTCCCATTTCTCTGGACACTCCCTTTTCAGTACATGGAAAGACTGCATTTCCTTACAAGAGCTCACCCAAGAAAGGTTTTACTGGATATTCAGATGGTTGCCCCCAGATCTACTTTCCATCCTTTCATGTCCTGTAGAAGGCTGGTCTCTAAGAACTGCATTAGCTGGGCCCATCACCATCTGGATTCCAACTAGGTATGACCAAAGGTGGGTGTAGGTAGGGTGCCTGGGATGCTGAAGGTTCCTCCAGGTTAGATGTGGCGGCTGCAGCTACCGTGGcgcattaaaggccttctccacggttcctcatggtctggccccaatgacacgagaaagtccatgggtttttacaggctttaatgccATGGCAGATgatggttggatctggatgtgcacacccaggaaactcagggcagacctgagttaaatagggagggagagagggaaaagggtctgggaaagaatgcttaattggctccaccctctggccttcaggtatctcattagtatgtaaatctctccagggcctgaggcctgttcctcatgactgatggccatagacctctctgtgggaggggttgtggagggctgaagctaagtgaaatgAACCAGGacccaggaacagagccaaactcctgctgtccagggttccaggcttatgcttgaccaagcacccagctgcttctcacagcctaccACCCCACAGGTGGGAGCTAGCTGAATGAAGAACTATACAATAAGAGCTGGGGTGTTCATCTTCCACAGACTATCATCTCTCCCCAACCCTGTGGTTCAGTGACCACAGCTCTGAGTGTCTGCCCTAAACTCCATAGTGGGAGGTACAACTGAGTTCTAATGGCTCTGTTCCCTTACCATGTTACTGCAGTCCCACAGATAGAAACAGCTTCCCACCATTGCTGCTTCTCAGAGCTCCACTACCCCTTATGGGCTACTTGAAGTTTTCCCTTGCCTTTGTAAATAATCCCAACACTAGATGCCTGGCCATAGTAAACTACATAATGCAGgttataatgaataaataatggcTGCTTAAAGAGACATCTCTTGTTTTAATTTAAAGTCTCAATGCTGAGTATTCCTCACACTACTTATAATTAATAAAAGCAGACTTCATTGCAAGTTTCCATGCTATCTACAACAACAAATTAGGCGAATAGAATTAGACAACTATAAATACACAGAAGCATATATgcaattgtgcccttcccccaggccttagaaggcctgcaagtcatttaccacaatagatcaagcaaTAGTAGGACgtgagatgcattgcattgccagccttggtgccttggagtctgctacctgagctaagaagaatggattgcctgctgagctagccttgacaccttcctgacttctatctccttgcccagcccctgagctgaaccgagaagagactctggagggtggggctccccctttatatgtgaaagcaaattattaaacttcaggccttgatcagaatactttgtcttctcttgccctccattcccattcattcccaggtttcctctcaggagaacccggtttcccatagctgcaggcagctacagaatgGAGCCCACCCATGGacctgagaagagaagacaagcagaggaaacactgtcttggtggagctccacggaaaatggaagaaaaagtagagtatcCGGAGCACTTGGTAAACAGggaacagcattgatgctagctaagttatggctggctgtgtttacaggaagtgtGAGTAAGGTGGATATGGGTCTAGaattgagtgagcattgacccAATGCTAAACTCAGCTAgggaggtgacagtgagttggggaaaggagagtatttggCAAGCCCAAGAGAAGCAGCCTTAGACTAGAGGAACTGGGTTTTAaacaatttgaaaaacaaaaaagggcagagcactgagtagtatccataattctgccttctttgtttgtcccttggagtgccaatgtccacgtgtctcattgtggTTTTTGTCCACATGTCTCATTGTGAACGGTTGGTGGTCTTtttgtggtgttctatgtttaatgttcaaaagattgttaaaattgcttgatccaacccttggtctagtttaacttggttttcaaaggcagttttaatatgaaGAAAAGCAGCTGATAAGTTTgtttaacacctgtagctaagagtccagctgagctggaaaagcttTTGTAACAGTTGATTGTCTTTATAAACTACTTTTAAAAGGACCAGCAGGTTTTTTTGGATTCAATAAGGAAGCTAAGTAGAAAAATCtttgtgacaaggtgcttttatcttgaaattacagctagaaaaagcgagaaattttgtttggtttaaatatataagatgtgttgtcacttcattttgtttctaattggttttaaggtataattatgttctacatgtcttggttatagattattggcctaaagttattgggtatggttaaaaatttacaaccttggtaacaaaggttggcttaagattggtaactcagggttagagtcattcagaaaccagatgtataaagataagatttaaaaacaaggTCTCTTTAGtaagatattaaaagctgcaatatcatgtattcatatataaaaattggcagcaggactttgtaacataaaggtaatctacttggtgttgattttagagaaaatagattgcttacatcattaaaaattggttttgtttctcaaaattatggttatactctagtGTTGCAAAGAGgcataaaaatatagttaaactgccaacattccattggctacagttggcagttcaatcaagagtttgagattttttttgaaactctcaaacttatttaaaaaaaaaacaaacaaacacaacacgtatcttttaaagtttaaagtttaaatttaaagtttaaaaaaaaatttacagtaGTACCTGGCCtcagagaacaagccagagattaagagcatttacatttgaattaagacaatgcagactgagctctgcagctcaggtgccaagcattccttttgtcctgggtcttgacCAGCAAGGTGTTTCTTGCTGGGGAGGAGGGGTAAttctaaaacccaaagactttacaacagtctgtgggccaagagttataattatgctggagacattaaaattatgcctacttccttCCGggagttataactgtacctgctgacaaaaaaaaattgttcaatttgtttttgttcctttacatccacttccttccaaagttgttaaaaatgagacacttttgattcctctaatatatgtaacaattattagaggatagggttggcttttatctgatattctcactcagccaaaaaagattggttattaaattaatccaaaagaaagttcaaacttaagatttatgaaactaatggagcattacagcctaacttgcctactccagctgccattccagtaaatgcttatagaattattatagaagattgttttataccattcctttacatttctggtaaagatgggaggtttacattcagtaaatttatttgtaatttttaagagcTCATGAAGTGATATCGTTAGAaaagtttgcctcaaagaatggttaattgctttaatatatatatatatacatatatacatatatatgtatatatacatgtatgtatgtatatatatacacacacatatataaatattgttgttgttgctttaatacagaaaattaagagtttaaatcttttagtgtatattattcattgtgtgatactttattagcagatttctctaaaggagtttttctgcaagcctttgctccaatataacgagctttaaaatttttttggagtacttgttgctccagaaaggattaaaaggcagtatcttttcaatatttgagacctcggtcatatcctaaacagattgtggcacagaaaattctaataaaaatacatagttggggctagagagatggctcagccgttaaaggctagacttatagttaaaagtataaaaattgaattcccagcaaccacatggtggctcacaaccatttgtggtggggatctagcaccctcttctggtttgtaaGTCTACATGCAAAAaaaggtttacttttaatcttaatttgcctttaataattttcaaaagttgttaagagatattaattggctaaaacctcgtCTTAAGCTTACTATGGGAAGTTTTAAatctctgtttgatattttcaaagggatacaagtcctaattccccttgataattaactaataaaggagagatagctttactgaaaatagattaagctgttagttatcaacagataaattatatagatagctttgctgaaaatagagtgaGCTGTTGGTtgtcaacagataaattatatagactataaaaaattgttgtctgtttgtgttattactactcatatgcccacagcagccctttggaaaaagaaaccattaatgtgaatttatctttcttcatctacaagtaaagtttaaacatcctattataaaattataattgtgttaatacaagattatatggtaaaatcctaaaagcattttggataaaaggtttatttcttattccaaatagcaattaaattggttattgaaaagtaatgatatttggcctataacatgacaaactttttagacaaatttgataatcatttgttacagtttttctctatgcatgcttttatatttcctagaatttactatgcatgcagcccataaaaaagatgtttgctgtatttactatatttacagatgacTCATCTATTGataagacagtatatgtaattaaatcacatgtttattttcttgagtttcccttgcttcaacacaaataattaaattatgtgttgtagccactgtttggaatgctaaaaaaatcaagctttcaacttatatactcatagccagtatatggctcatgatttataattgcttaaaattgttcctttttttagatatagctaattctcaaattttatttataaaaatacagcttaatttacaaaacatgtactgtttcttaactttataagacattcaaAAGCTCTTTGGATTGCCTGAACACCAGGGCAATGCCAaagcagatttatatactagagatattctaggcctttcaaaaataattggccatacaatcttattctttacaacattaGAAGAGTAATAGCTTTAAGACAACAATTtgtcatttctagaaagtgtgcaagttaaattacaaaaacttgtcctcaatgttttcaattttttcataatggtgttaagccttgagggcttatacataatcaattttgacaaatagatgttactcattttttatttaaaaaaattaaaatatgtacatgtgacttgaagCCTTTTAGACTTTCTAGTTAAAACTACTTTaagaagagaagcaactaaaaatataattaagtattgcctatattatttttttgtgcttggtgttccatatcagactatgataggtaatggaactggctattgcagttatttggctagagtcaaacatttgagatgttttgttgacaatttaatattgctGATATTTccttatcctcaaggacaagaaattgtaaaagagagattatgaaactttaaaataatatcttcataactctctgagtgtggaaaaagCAACTAATGGTGCTttttccctggttttacaagtaattctaaaaaattggcttttttaaactagaaagggggaattataccccaaggtcaccaaaagaactccttgcttttgtcttgttttaaattttctgcaaactgatgctaaaggccagtctgcagtggattgccactggcatccagttacttcaagctcatttgccagggttttatggagagaccccttaactatacttggtgtggtcctgatcctgttttaatttagggtcatgggtcagtctacatttttcagaaaaagagattggagcctgatggctgcctgaaagactggtcctcaagtggacacagatcttgaacctaataattatgattctaatgataaagctggctcaaaatctttatcaaccagctgatttaacttggcatataatctccactcttact from Arvicanthis niloticus isolate mArvNil1 chromosome 1, mArvNil1.pat.X, whole genome shotgun sequence carries:
- the LOC117723399 gene encoding olfactory receptor 10V1-like, encoding MEEGNQTRMVLFHFRPFSKLPEVQMLIFVLFLMMYLVSIGGNMSIVLIIWINRCLHTPMYFFLANLASLEIFYSSTIAPLTLASTLSTERTVVSLAGCGAQMFFFIFLGSADCILLAVMAYDRFVAICHPLRYTFIMSWRLCVQLALGSLLLGFILAMQLTVLIFRLPFCSSKEISLFYCDVLPVMRLACADTHVHEASMFVVSVIILTIPFLLITLSYVFIVDAILKIRSAEGRHKAFSTCSSHLTVVLLQYGCTSLIYLCPSSSYSPERGQVVSVVYTFITPMLNPLIYSMRNRELKDALRRVIMKFVLIQTKETH